A region of Candidatus Omnitrophota bacterium DNA encodes the following proteins:
- the umuD gene encoding translesion error-prone DNA polymerase V autoproteolytic subunit, with the protein MKNEFWTLDNDSLFEPRAAPLAGPSAAAGFPSPADDYVEKQLDLNEYLIHNPAATFFVRVSGDSMTGAGIHHGDILVVDRSLEAAAGMVVVAAVEGEMVVKRLRRLEGKLALTPDNDAYPPIEIGEETECAVWGVVTHAIHAV; encoded by the coding sequence ATGAAAAACGAATTTTGGACGCTGGATAACGATTCTTTATTCGAGCCGAGGGCGGCGCCGTTGGCGGGGCCGAGCGCGGCGGCGGGATTTCCCTCGCCCGCCGACGATTACGTGGAAAAGCAACTGGACTTGAACGAATACCTGATTCACAACCCGGCGGCGACCTTTTTCGTGCGGGTGTCGGGAGATTCCATGACCGGCGCGGGCATCCACCACGGCGACATCCTGGTGGTGGACCGCTCGCTGGAGGCGGCGGCGGGGATGGTGGTGGTGGCGGCGGTGGAGGGAGAGATGGTGGTGAAGCGGCTGCGGCGTCTGGAAGGCAAACTGGCGCTGACGCCGGACAACGACGCCTATCCCCCCATCGAGATCGGCGAGGAGACGGAATGCGCCGTGTGGGGAGTAGTTACCCATGCCATCCATGCGGTCTGA
- a CDS encoding formylglycine-generating enzyme family protein, with translation MKKIHLLTGLLFVQSIIANAQDFTPTPTRTPDANTETPIAKPVFNYNCVIVTDDKYSAENLCGLGDYDLENERELALWWKFPGVGTEPCKINFHIYVRDYQSSTKFELLCSVQLIDCPFLFSWIPDNPIVEPKFRNGPQFGHEYKFRAALIDKDGSDFMFFDMNHKVQYVNALTLTPTPSPITPIPTVPVNNIIVTDDRYSFEDLTQFIRVDYDSEDERELVIRWDLEMDSEDYGCKDFRAYVSTSENQKEEYLGHTGSGEKPFEIIWAPGSSLIDEKYRDGPQFGVKYYFNVRVIATRISNKILNTYSGNHPIYYLKWLDATSLPTPLETPNFPIPSPTWNSSMPSDRMIVTDNQYTYENLDGWLDYDTENDRELVLRWNPNESEKTNLDIVDYYVQLSINKSGFEHLGHTNSSKPPYIFAWKAGSELVSKIYRNGPAFGNMYNFHVFPVTKSNIIAGYGYYNYNTIRFMSGTNDYPRPTSTKTPLPSTKPTTPIPNFAIPFYEMIITDDEFSKENLCNKTDYDYADERELVLWWNMAEEKDYLREFQIFVNTKDLRNREYLGSTWQIEKPYHFVWKPNAPWVDLKFRHGPEFGHLYSFVMYYVDKIGMKWGSISTTDVLYTGYPNSTPHNIEKKTTPMPTPTLLPPTPTPTKTGKIYEIYVFDEPGASEDLSGKCDFDFPDDINLTISWETVITGVQGWDVYVRQDGLGYQFLAHCSADETSWDWRSNAPNVNPAYRKGPQFNHTYQFRVYPLGVASGPQMILEQSAPVLLLQEGEEPAPMPTIPIPDVPAGRVVTHTNLMKGNIPPPMDWLNKEDSVPDGRAILIAWNFGEDSALIKDYHIRIKVGEMDGNEFLGSTGSGEISYFEWSPKSEFYTSPAYREGPQKGKCYRFRIVGISSDGVKRVLESDWILNSEMIVQRIPLPNMPEHSKPLDFILIKAGTFLMGSPMIDQFRREDETQHEVTITKDFYIGKYEVTQEQWRSITQYNPYSGNYPIDSVSWYAAQAYAEMLSQLGLGKFRLPTEAEWEYACRAGTSTRLYWGDDEWMPNEQSKRMNYYVSIPYCCNYPVGLRHPNAWGLFDMSGNVYEWCQDWYGPYEVDICIDPAGAATGILHVCRGGGKTIYDCRSAYRYYSRNYSYGILDYGYASNGLRLVWEPDAGTQE, from the coding sequence ATGAAAAAAATCCATCTTTTGACAGGGTTATTATTTGTCCAATCGATTATCGCCAACGCGCAGGACTTCACTCCGACTCCAACAAGAACGCCAGATGCGAATACGGAGACGCCTATCGCCAAACCTGTTTTTAATTATAATTGCGTTATTGTCACTGACGATAAATATTCCGCCGAAAATTTATGTGGATTGGGGGATTACGATCTTGAAAACGAGAGGGAATTGGCGTTATGGTGGAAGTTCCCAGGGGTGGGGACCGAACCCTGTAAAATAAATTTTCATATCTATGTACGCGATTACCAGAGTAGTACTAAATTTGAATTATTGTGCAGCGTTCAGCTAATCGACTGTCCTTTTTTATTTTCATGGATTCCTGATAATCCAATCGTTGAACCGAAATTTCGGAATGGCCCGCAATTTGGCCATGAATATAAATTTCGAGCTGCTTTAATTGACAAAGATGGAAGTGACTTTATGTTTTTTGATATGAACCATAAAGTACAATATGTAAATGCGTTAACTCTTACTCCAACGCCCTCGCCGATTACACCTATTCCTACCGTTCCTGTAAATAATATTATCGTGACGGACGATCGTTATTCTTTTGAGGATTTAACGCAATTTATTCGTGTGGATTACGACTCAGAAGATGAACGCGAGTTGGTCATTCGATGGGATCTTGAAATGGATTCGGAAGATTACGGCTGCAAGGATTTTCGGGCGTATGTATCAACAAGCGAAAATCAAAAAGAAGAATATCTAGGTCATACAGGCAGTGGAGAAAAACCGTTTGAAATTATTTGGGCGCCTGGATCGTCTTTAATCGATGAAAAATATAGAGACGGTCCGCAATTTGGCGTTAAATATTATTTTAATGTAAGAGTGATTGCAACAAGGATCTCAAATAAAATATTAAACACATATTCAGGAAATCATCCTATTTATTATTTGAAATGGCTTGACGCGACGTCATTGCCTACGCCGTTAGAGACGCCAAATTTTCCTATTCCATCACCAACGTGGAATTCATCTATGCCTTCCGATAGAATGATCGTAACGGATAATCAATATACATACGAAAATTTAGACGGTTGGTTAGATTACGATACAGAAAATGACCGAGAATTGGTTTTACGATGGAATCCCAACGAATCAGAAAAAACCAATCTGGATATTGTAGATTATTATGTACAACTATCAATAAACAAATCCGGTTTTGAACATCTAGGCCATACAAACTCAAGCAAACCGCCATATATATTTGCATGGAAAGCAGGATCTGAATTAGTATCAAAAATTTATCGCAATGGTCCTGCATTTGGTAATATGTATAATTTTCATGTTTTTCCAGTCACAAAAAGCAATATCATTGCTGGATACGGATATTATAACTACAATACGATTCGATTTATGTCGGGAACAAACGATTACCCGCGTCCAACATCGACTAAAACTCCACTCCCGTCAACAAAACCAACAACTCCAATACCAAATTTCGCAATTCCATTTTATGAAATGATTATTACAGATGACGAGTTTTCGAAGGAAAATCTATGTAATAAGACTGATTATGATTACGCCGATGAAAGAGAATTGGTATTGTGGTGGAATATGGCGGAAGAAAAAGATTATTTACGAGAATTTCAGATTTTTGTTAATACAAAAGATTTACGGAACAGAGAGTACCTAGGAAGTACTTGGCAAATCGAAAAGCCCTATCATTTTGTATGGAAACCCAATGCGCCTTGGGTGGATTTGAAATTTCGCCATGGTCCTGAATTTGGACATCTTTATTCGTTTGTAATGTATTATGTTGATAAAATCGGCATGAAATGGGGATCGATTTCGACCACTGATGTTCTATATACAGGTTATCCCAACTCAACTCCTCATAACATTGAGAAGAAAACAACGCCAATGCCAACTCCTACGCTACTGCCTCCTACGCCGACGCCTACAAAAACGGGAAAAATATATGAGATTTATGTTTTTGACGAACCTGGCGCTAGTGAGGATTTATCGGGTAAATGCGATTTTGATTTTCCTGACGATATTAATCTCACTATTTCTTGGGAGACGGTTATAACTGGCGTTCAAGGATGGGATGTCTATGTTCGCCAAGATGGATTGGGGTATCAATTCTTGGCTCATTGTTCCGCCGACGAAACAAGTTGGGATTGGCGCTCTAATGCTCCAAATGTTAATCCCGCATATCGAAAAGGCCCGCAATTCAATCATACTTATCAATTTCGCGTATATCCTTTGGGCGTTGCGTCCGGTCCGCAAATGATATTGGAGCAATCGGCGCCAGTACTATTGCTCCAAGAAGGAGAGGAACCGGCGCCTATGCCGACGATCCCTATTCCTGACGTTCCCGCCGGACGGGTTGTTACGCATACGAACTTGATGAAAGGAAATATTCCCCCGCCGATGGATTGGCTTAATAAAGAAGACAGCGTTCCTGATGGGCGCGCCATTCTTATCGCTTGGAATTTCGGCGAAGACTCTGCTTTGATTAAAGACTATCATATTCGAATAAAAGTCGGCGAGATGGACGGCAACGAATTTTTGGGAAGTACGGGAAGCGGCGAAATTTCATATTTTGAATGGTCGCCAAAAAGTGAATTTTATACTTCTCCAGCTTATCGGGAAGGTCCTCAAAAAGGCAAATGCTATCGTTTTCGGATTGTAGGAATATCTTCCGACGGGGTGAAAAGAGTTTTAGAGAGCGATTGGATTTTGAATTCGGAAATGATCGTTCAAAGAATTCCGCTGCCGAATATGCCGGAGCATTCGAAGCCGCTTGATTTTATTCTCATAAAAGCCGGGACGTTTCTTATGGGAAGTCCGATGATCGATCAGTTTCGGCGAGAGGATGAAACGCAGCATGAAGTAACAATCACAAAAGATTTTTATATTGGAAAATATGAAGTGACGCAAGAACAATGGCGCTCGATAACACAGTACAATCCTTATTCGGGAAATTATCCCATCGACAGCGTATCGTGGTATGCGGCGCAAGCGTATGCGGAAATGTTGAGCCAGCTAGGATTAGGTAAATTTCGATTGCCGACGGAAGCGGAATGGGAATACGCATGTCGAGCGGGAACATCAACGCGATTGTATTGGGGCGATGACGAATGGATGCCAAACGAGCAATCGAAACGAATGAATTATTACGTAAGCATTCCCTATTGCTGCAATTATCCTGTCGGTTTAAGACACCCAAACGCTTGGGGATTGTTTGACATGAGCGGGAATGTCTACGAATGGTGCCAAGATTGGTATGGTCCGTATGAAGTTGATATCTGCATCGATCCTGCTGGAGCTGCGACAGGCATATTGCATGTATGCCGAGGAGGCGGAAAAACGATTTATGATTGCCGATCCGCCTATCGTTATTATTCGCGGAATTATTCCTATGGAATTTTAGATTATGGATACGCATCGAACGGCCTTCGCCTCGTCTGGGAACCGGACGCGGGAACACAAGAGTAA